The Pyrus communis chromosome 14, drPyrComm1.1, whole genome shotgun sequence sequence GATAATAGTTTCTCTGATACAAACACGTCCTACTAATAAAACCATGAATCACTTGCATCTCCTTTGCATGCATGTAAACTTACTTCCACCTGTAGTTTGTAGAAAGTTCGATTGACTTTTAAACTTCCACGTGTAAACAAAGGCCACCTCTGCTTATATTTGTGTAGCCCTTTTGGTTGCCTCATCTAATCACTTTCCACCTAGCATACTACTAAACATGACAAAAGTCTTCGGGCTGGCATGTTGGTTAAATCTCGTGGCAAACTTTGTCACTCGGTGGCTGCCATGTGTCATCAATTTATTGGTCCAGCTGTAATTTCTATTCATATGAACTCCaaaatgtattttaaaaaatgCCACGAGCTCATAATAATTTCTACCTTCTTCATATAAAGACCTTTTCGATAAATAGTTTCCAAATAATTCTCTTATTTGGTAATAAATTCTTGGGATCTCATAGTAcactttaattgtttttttttttttttttcgttaagAGTGGATGACTACTCTGGAGTATCAAGCCAATAATGACTATTTTGGTGTGTCAAGCCAATAACGTCTTTTGCCTTTCAAAATTGTGTTGGACATTGGGTGTCCAAAATTTGGGGTGTGAAACAATCtccatcaaacaaaacaatGTTACATGGAACTCAATTTTGATCCCATTTTGTCCCTGAAACTAAGAAATCGTCACTTTACACTTGGAACTCGATATTTGCTAACTTCGGAAGAATTCCGCCAATTCTGTCAAAATGGTGTCAAATCTGCTGATGTGTCAAGGTAACATTGTCATTTGTCCTAATTGGCACTATTTAGAAAACCACGTGGCAGCTTCTGGTTGGTTAATTGACAACCCTAGGGTCCAACAGTAACAATTAGGACAAAATGACAGTGTTCTCTTGACACATCAGCACATTTTGACATATGAAATCCCACCAAAGTGAAGCAAATATAAAGTTCCAGAGgcaaaatgagatcaaaatcaaGTTCCAAGAGGCATTGCCACAAGTACCACACAACTTACCAGACCTATCacgttctcttcttcttttccctCCCCACTCAAATGACATGCAGGCTAAATGACGAACGAGAGAAACAGAAGTAAGTTATTCCTACGAAAGATTTTAAAGCATCTGGAATTTCTACTCCAATACAATTAGTTACCGCAAAGTTTGATAAAAATTCAGGCCGGATTATCAGCTTTACAATTTCAGTAAAACTATAAATTGCAGAATGGTCGTTTCAGTTCCGAGCGATCTCATCCATACTGGCATCTATATACAACATCCCAAAACATATTTACGCAGACGGATGGATTCCATGAAAGACGCTCTAATAAATTAAGTCTAaactttttaaccaaaaaaacaagTCTACTCATTATTTGCGGTGAAACGAAACCTAAGTCTCACCTCCTAGATGTCTGACATAGAGTTGAGTCTTGAAAAATCAATTTTTCAGCATGAAATCATTGACGTTACAGCCTGAGGCATACTGGCAATTTGGTTGTTCCCAGATGTTGCTGGTGATACGAATCTCTCACAATCCTTGACCCCGATTCTTGTAAACTCTGCGACAATCATAGGCACATGGTCGGCTACAGAAGTTTTGAAACGCTGTGAGCAGCTCTTGTCGCCCTCATCAACATCTTGAACACCACCTTTGACTAGACACCCCACTTGAGCACCATCCATGTATGCTTTGCATGCCACCAGAATGTCACGAGCACGATTGTAGAAATGCCCCAGAACAAGATCCTCAAAATGCTGCATCCAGATGTAAGTTATAACTGAGAACTTAATTGTCGCATGATGTAGGAAAGAGTAGGGCAGTGGAATATAGATAGTTTGGCGGAAgcgaaaatatagaaaaattaaaacaaataataaaggaTAACTGCAAGTGTGCCAGATTTGCCTAAAGCAGCAGTTTTGGCTGCCAACTTGGGCATTATGACAAAATGACCACTAAAAATTATTTGTCAATGACACCAAATATCATCCGCTCATAAGTGATGCTTGTGTAGTTGAGAACGTCAACTGCTTAGTTAAAGATAATTCTCTAATTTCTGGATAGAAACTACTATCAACTGATTGTATCATGAATTGGCATACGGAATCCTTGCAGTTTTCACTCTATCATTCATTAGCATAAAAATTCTATGGGAGTGATTTTCATACAACCTTTTGGCTTCTACACACCCCTCTATATTTCTGGTCATCAAATTGGATAAATCAAACTGAACAATGGTAAGAATTAAAAAGGGGTATGTGAGAGGCTAAAAAGGGTGTGTATTTCTCATTTCcttaaatttattcaaaaatGAAGTTCTAACATTTTCTTTCTATATGTTCATTAAAAGAACTGCAATGCTGCATTTGGATAAGTGAGGGACAATATTTACAAACGGGCTTATTCTCAGAAGTTATTAAAGTTTCTTGTTTTGTAACCAGTTGAGCATGATGGAATGTGAAGATATGTGTCGGTGGCAATGTGGCAGTGGCGGTGTGAGTCGTAGCAGCAGCAGTTATGGAGGAAGTGACATTGAGGGTGATTGGAACGAGGTGATGATAATCAGCTGGGGGCAAGGTTGAGGGTTGTGGCAAAGACGTCAGCAGAAAAGTGGAGACATGAGTAATTTTGGTAGTAGTGGCGGCAACAGTAGAGGTGGGGTGGTGGCAGATGTGATGGTAGTTGTGGTTGCTCTGGAAATTTGTTAAACATTAACTGTCTTGAAATTTTGTAATAACACCTATGATCTGGGAATTTAAAGCCAGTGATCTGTTTCCATatagaatttcaaaattcaCTTGATACCAAACAAGAAATTAGAGATAGTCACCTCAGAAACTCTGACTTTCCCCTAAATACCTAGTTCAGTCCTATCATCCTAAGTTCCTAAGACACTGCAAAAGAAATTTGATTCCTTCTCAAACTCCAAAAGGAGAGACATGATGAgtttgaaatgaaataaaaaacttcAGTGAGGAAACGGTTttagaaaatgaaggaaaaaatttgcattttcagaaatttaaaattattcttGTTTAACACTTCAGCGAACTCAGCATTAACTGATATGCTTAGCCTGATTATTCTCAACTTATCAAAAAGATTCTACTCCACATGAACCATTATATAAAAAACTACAGCCAAAATGTCAAGCAGATAATCTAAAAAGCTTCATATCAATCTTACACTGCAAATGGACTGAGCATAGTCTAGAGTATCAAGAAAATGGAGAAACAAATCTTACCTTCGGAGGCCTCCTCATGCTGTACACCATTGTCTTCAATGATAGGATGAATGTATTCTCATTGTACTCCTCGGACCTCTTTTCACCAGCTGCTGAACCATTCGTATTTGCATATCCAGGCTCATTAAAGTAGGGCTTTGTATTCAAGATCAGCCCCTGTATAGAGACCAACACTTGTAGCATGGTTGACACACCTGGGAGCCACTTCTCATTCTTGTTCCCAGACCAGGTGTTAAGAAGGCTGAGGCATACTTTTCCACAATTGTACAAATTTGGATTTAATCGAAGGCCACCAGAGTGGTAGTAGACATTCTGCATAACAGAGTTCCCAGTTAGCCAAAGGATGTAAAAAGATATAAATCAATTATAGGTGTTCAAGATTATCACATACCGGTGGTACATTGGGATAGCCACAGGGGAAGCAAACATCAAAGAAGAAGAGACCATCATGGTAAGGAGTACCCTCCGCCCCAATAATTACAGCTCTCAAAAGATCCATTCTTGTCTCATAAGCTCTAACAAATATTGTATCTGTGGATGTCAATAGAAAAGGGGTAAGTGCACCTAAGTTTCTATAGTACAAACAACAATCCAACAACTATATTCCATATATTATAAAATTCCAACTTTTAGAACAAAACCAATTAATTACAGCAGTCAGCATCATGAAATAGTCGGTGCGAATTATTTGACTAAATTGGAAAGGCTGAGGAGGGGAAAGCTTCACTACCATAACATTCAAAACAGTTatctaaaagaaaattaaaagtaaaaaacagaaGAACTCACCAGGCAAATCCTTCTCCAGGATCTTCCACTCTTCCTGAATTCTCTTTGCCCAACTCTTTGGTGGCTTCAGAATGAGTAAAACCAAAGCACAATAAGATAGGGAAttacaaaagaaaccaaaaaaaattgcattaaCTAAACCATCCAAAACTTACTTGCTTCGGTGAATAGCCACACCTACTATAGTGATGGTCTGAATGATCTTCAACTGTATCAAATTTTTTGAAGCCCTTAAACTTCACTATCATTTCATCCATTTCCATGGCAGAAATTTTCCTCCCAGGGCTTGTTGAAATGCCTCCTGGAGCAAGATTATTTTGAATTTGCGCATTAGCAATCCAAGGACTACCTGCTACTTCCCCAGGAGAATATAATGAATCTAGATCGTACAAGCTTGAATTAAATGGCATGGTATTAAATTTGGAAATGGGCCCGGGCCACCCAGGAACGGGCATGGGTTTATAAAAAGCACTTGAACCCTTTTTCTTTAGAATGTTATGAAAATACGAAGCAGAAGATGTGTCAGCTCCGGAACCCAGCTTCATTGCATCAAATTGATTCGTCGAACTACTCGAAGAAGCTACCTTCTTTTTAGACTGAAAAGGTCCTAAAAGCCATTGAGACTTTGATGACTCTTTCCCAACTGGGAGATTAGGAGCACTCCCTTGGTGTTGTGAAGCAGGTTGCTTCTTTTTACTCCTGGCAGTTTTTGGAAGTTTCCATGCAGATGATAGATTCACTTCAGGTGGGTGGGAAATACTATCAATTTGGGTCTTCAAGCTTGAACTACCCCCAAAAAGTGGCATCTTAATGAAATGATCAGGCTCTTGTTGCATTTGAAACCTCTTATTGACGGAACTACTTCCAGAAACTGaattaactttatttttaggagGATCCGACAGCCAAGGAATAGGTGCCTCTATTCCAGGGGGAATATCCACATTATCAAAATGGGCTTGCAATTGGGCATACTCATCAACATCCATAAACTCATCAAGAAAAGGATCAGCAAAGTCATCATCTTCATATGACAAATCCGAAGTATGACCATCTAAGTTGATCACGTTAGCTGGAACAAAACCCTTAGTAGCTTCAATCCCATTCGCTGACTCAGGGGTTGCCATAACAGAAGGGCCAAAAAAGCTATTGACCTCATCTTCCTGAAAATACTAGTATATCATAAAGTAAATATGTTAAGAATGCTAAAGCTACAACTGAATATTTATCATTCAACAAAATTACAACAGCCAATTGATAGAGTGTCATTCAAGTCAATCGTACACCTTATAATCATAGTAGTCATCAGAAGAGTTTTCTATTGCCTTCCCCTTGGCTTTTTTATCAACTCTATCATCAATAAGCATTGCAGCAACTgaatcttcatcttcatcaattTCAATCACATCATGCCGAATAACCTAAGAAGGATTAATCAAAACAAATATCTGTTCAGACTGACTGAATTCAAACCAACatcagaaaaaaataatttaaaaagaaaaaaaaatcaacaaacaaaaggcATCCTACAGCAAAACAAGAATGTTCAGGATTAGAAACGGTAGAAAAAAGTCATTTGATTGACAAATACTAATGaaagagaaaacaagaaaatggaTAGAATAGGAAGTAGGAGATAAAACCTCCTAACAAAGCTATAAGCACCGCatttaattgaaaagaaaagcaCGTAacaaatgcatgattttatttcctCAACCATCATCAAGCTTGAACAAGACATAACGACAGACGTAGTCAATTCCTATAAACATGATATTTATAGTAAAAGACATTCAATAAAACGGAAAAAAGACAATGCCTGCAAAGACACACCTTCATCCAGCCCTAAAAGACATAGATAATGGTAGCAGCAAA is a genomic window containing:
- the LOC137715846 gene encoding probable ubiquitin-conjugating enzyme E2 26 isoform X1; this encodes MEPPPLHTNTPRNSKKKRLFSDRGSGCMDSDDVMEIPPPATPITRAPKFQKLKLKEVIRHDVIEIDEDEDSVAAMLIDDRVDKKAKGKAIENSSDDYYDYKYFQEDEVNSFFGPSVMATPESANGIEATKGFVPANVINLDGHTSDLSYEDDDFADPFLDEFMDVDEYAQLQAHFDNVDIPPGIEAPIPWLSDPPKNKVNSVSGSSSVNKRFQMQQEPDHFIKMPLFGGSSSLKTQIDSISHPPEVNLSSAWKLPKTARSKKKQPASQHQGSAPNLPVGKESSKSQWLLGPFQSKKKVASSSSSTNQFDAMKLGSGADTSSASYFHNILKKKGSSAFYKPMPVPGWPGPISKFNTMPFNSSLYDLDSLYSPGEVAGSPWIANAQIQNNLAPGGISTSPGRKISAMEMDEMIVKFKGFKKFDTVEDHSDHHYSRCGYSPKQPPKSWAKRIQEEWKILEKDLPDTIFVRAYETRMDLLRAVIIGAEGTPYHDGLFFFDVCFPCGYPNVPPNVYYHSGGLRLNPNLYNCGKVCLSLLNTWSGNKNEKWLPGVSTMLQVLVSIQGLILNTKPYFNEPGYANTNGSAAGEKRSEEYNENTFILSLKTMVYSMRRPPKHFEDLVLGHFYNRARDILVACKAYMDGAQVGCLVKGGVQDVDEGDKSCSQRFKTSVADHVPMIVAEFTRIGVKDCERFVSPATSGNNQIASMPQAVTSMISC
- the LOC137715846 gene encoding probable ubiquitin-conjugating enzyme E2 26 isoform X2, with the protein product MEPPPLHTNTPRNSKKKRLFSDRGSGCMDSDDVMEIPPPATPITRAPKFQKLKLKEVIRHDVIEIDEDEDSVAAMLIDDRVDKKAKGKAIENSSDDYYDYKEDEVNSFFGPSVMATPESANGIEATKGFVPANVINLDGHTSDLSYEDDDFADPFLDEFMDVDEYAQLQAHFDNVDIPPGIEAPIPWLSDPPKNKVNSVSGSSSVNKRFQMQQEPDHFIKMPLFGGSSSLKTQIDSISHPPEVNLSSAWKLPKTARSKKKQPASQHQGSAPNLPVGKESSKSQWLLGPFQSKKKVASSSSSTNQFDAMKLGSGADTSSASYFHNILKKKGSSAFYKPMPVPGWPGPISKFNTMPFNSSLYDLDSLYSPGEVAGSPWIANAQIQNNLAPGGISTSPGRKISAMEMDEMIVKFKGFKKFDTVEDHSDHHYSRCGYSPKQPPKSWAKRIQEEWKILEKDLPDTIFVRAYETRMDLLRAVIIGAEGTPYHDGLFFFDVCFPCGYPNVPPNVYYHSGGLRLNPNLYNCGKVCLSLLNTWSGNKNEKWLPGVSTMLQVLVSIQGLILNTKPYFNEPGYANTNGSAAGEKRSEEYNENTFILSLKTMVYSMRRPPKHFEDLVLGHFYNRARDILVACKAYMDGAQVGCLVKGGVQDVDEGDKSCSQRFKTSVADHVPMIVAEFTRIGVKDCERFVSPATSGNNQIASMPQAVTSMISC